One genomic window of Cannabis sativa cultivar Pink pepper isolate KNU-18-1 chromosome 2, ASM2916894v1, whole genome shotgun sequence includes the following:
- the LOC115719166 gene encoding putative lysine-specific demethylase JMJ16 produces the protein MGTELMRVCIKEDNDDFPPVPPGFESFTSFNLKRVDDTESQESKNMPGCSSSTGASEPHLIKIETNTDASDTTGKVTRSVRRKPWINHGRYDYSPEDECDSERINQRYHLPKGVFRGCAECSSCQKVVARWRPGDARRPDIQDAPVFYPTEEEFKDTLRYIASIRAKAEPFGICRIVPPSSWKPPCPLKEKKIWGNSKFATRVQKIDKLQNRYSLRKMSVNQNQMKRKRRRCSRMGADSAPGNKAPGDAGYQEAETFGFEPGPEFTLETFEKHADDFKSQYFSKKADAVDVGGSSSTLKEHSEPSVENIEGEYWRMVEKPTEEIEVVYGADLETGSFGSGFPKMSKHDVSASEQPYIKSGWNLNNFPRLPGSVLSYESSDISGVLVPWLYVGMCFSSFCWHVEDHHLYSLNYLHWGAPKMWYGVPGRDASKLEEAMKKHLPDLFEEQPDLLHKLVTQLSPSILKSEGVPVYRCVQNAGDFVLTFPRAYHSGFNCGFNCAEAVNVAPVDWLPHGQIAIELYSDQGRKTSISHDKLLLGAAREAVRAHWELNLLKKNTSDNLRWKDVCGKDGILAKSLKTRVEMERMRREFLCSSSQAVKMESSFDADSERECSICFFDLHLSAAGCHCSPDKYACLNHTKQLCPCAWGDKFFLFRYDISELNILVEALEGKLSAIYRWARLDLGLALSSAVNKDNMQVSKSNSDGGAVLEVLNSQRPVVSLKDRQIILAMPVMSHISSDRNKIVKGATLPSKPSKDTQLSSTVSSSAHEITLPSNSSSRLKKEVTIDLTSNGKTSVCQLSQEDTSYATHLVEGKSSVKKNLVLKHDGVILLSDDECDDVKKPSSDREKETCATKHPKHFEGLIVADEKMKMNSCDLSNDPKLSTPVTDAVVKVEKVDCSLPHGKGSNFSSCSIQGKDEPQGNSDLVKSSRLNLDIGSLGPECGSILAPSNICESKAHNITIVRNHSQNPLPTSSAKSDGVTSSAEIARSFNGNASSSQNNLDRHYRQKGPRIAKVVRRINCMVEPLEYGAVLSGKSWCNSQAIFPKGFRSRVKYISVLDPSNMCHYISEVLDAGRDGPLFMVSLENSPSEMFIHGSVVRCWELVRDRVNQEITRQHKMGRLNLPPIQPPGSLDGFEMFGFTSPAIVQVIEAMDRNRVCSEYWDSRPYSRPQIQIPQACRSKDASGRMQEQGSDQGVPPGNHLLPIGMDTIVEGLLKKANLEELNSLYKMLNDNQNTASIGLMTRLLNEEINNRPR, from the exons ATGGGGACAGAACTCATGAGAGTTTGCATCAAAGAAGACAATGATGACTTCCCTCCAGTTCCACCAGGTTTTGAGTCATTTACTTCTTTCAACTTAAAAAGGGTAGATGATACTGAAAGCCAAGAGAGTAAAAACATGCCTGGTTGTTCATCCTCTACTGGTGCTTCTGAGCCACATTTAATTAAGATAGAAACTAATACTGATGCTAGTGATACCACTGGAAAGGTCACCAGGTCCGTCCGGCGTAAACCATGGATAAATCATGGGCGATATGATTACAGTCCCGAGGATGAGTGTGATTCTGAGCGTATTAATCAA AGGTATCACCTCCCCAAGGGTGTATTCCGTGGATGTGCTGAATgtagtagttgccaaaag GTTGTTGCAAGATGGCGTCCTGGGGATGCTCGAAGACCCGACATCCAGGATGCTCCTGTCTTCTACCCGACTGAAGAG GAGTTTAAAGACACTTTAAGATATATAGCGAGCATTCGCGCTAAAGCTGAACCCTTTGGAATATGTCGAATTGTTCCTCCTTCTTCTTGGAAACCTCCTTGTCCACTAAAGGAGAAAAAGATTTGGGgaaattcaaaatttgctacTCGTGTCCAGAAAATTGACAAACTTCAAAATAGATATTCTCTGAGAAAAATGTCAGTAAACCAAAATCAAATGAAGAGGAAAAGGAGGAGATGCTCAAGAATGGGGGCTGATAGCGCACCTGGTAATAAGGCACCTGGTGATGCTGGTTATCAGGAAGCAGAAACATTTGGGTTTGAACCTGGTCCAGAGTTTACTcttgaaacatttgaaaagcatGCAGATGATTTCAAGAGTCAATACTTCAGCAAAAAGGCAGATGCCGTTGATGTTGGAGGTAGCTCAAGTACTCTTAAAGAACACAGTGAACCATCTGTGGAAAATATTGAAGGGGAGTATTGGCGAATGGTAGAGAAGCCTACAGAAGAAATTGAG GTGGTATATGGGGCTGATCTAGAAACTGGATCTTTTGGTAGTGGCTTTCCCAAGATGTCCAAACATGATGTTTCCGCTTCAGAACAACCATATATCAAATCTGGTTGGAACCTGAACAACTTTCCTAGGCTTCCTGGATCTGTCCTTTCTTACGAAAGCAGTGACATATCTGGAGTTCTGGTGCCTTGGCTGTATGTAGGCATGTGCTTTTCCTCATTCTGTTGG CATGTTGAAGATCACCATTTATACTCCTTAAACTATTTGCATTGGGGTGCTCCTAAGATGTGGTATGGTGTCCCTGGGAGAGATGCTTCTAAACTAGAGGAGGCTATGAAAAAGCATTTGCCTGACCTTTTTGAAGAGCAACCTGACTTGCTTCATAAGTTG gTCACACAGCTCTCTCCCTCCATTCTGAAATCTGAGGGAGTTCCTGTCTACAGATGTGTTCAGAATGCTGGAGATTTTGTTCTAACATTCCCTCGAGCATACCACTCAGGGTTTAACTGTGGGTTCAATTGTGCTGAGGCAGTCAATGTAGCTCCTGTGGACTGGCTGCCACATGGGCAGATTGCAATAGAGCTTTACTCTGATCAGGGAAGAAAGACTTCTATTTCCCATGATAAATTATTACTTGGTGCAGCAAGGGAAGCAGTAAGAGCGCATTGGGAGTTAAACTTATTAAAGAAGAACACTTCTGATAACTTAAGATGGAAAGATGTTTGTGGGAAGGATGGGATCTTAGCAAAATCACTCAAG ACACGAGTTGAAATGGAACGTATGAGGAGGGAGTTTCTATGCAGTTCTTCACAAGCAGTGAAAATGGAGAGTAGTTTTGATGCTGACAGTGAGAGGGAATGCAGTATTTGCTTTTTTGATTTGCATCTCTCTGCAGCAGGTTGTCATTGTTCACCAGATaaatatgcatgcttgaatcacACGAAACAGTTATGTCCCTGTGCTTGGGGTgataaattttttctttttcgctATGACATCAGTGAATTAAATATCCTAGTTGAGGCTTTGGAGGGAAAATTAAGTGCAATATACAGATGGGCCAGACTAGATCTTGGACTGGCCTTGAGTTCTGCTGTCAACAAGGACAACATGCaggttagtaaatctaattctGATGGTGGAGCTGTTCTTGAAGTATTAAATTCACAGCGACCAGTCGTTTCCCTTAAAGATCGACAGATCATACTGGCAATGCCTGTAATGAGCCATATTTCAAGTGATAGGAATAAGATAGTAAAAGGAGCCACATTGCCTTCAAAGCCTTCAAAAGATACACAGTTGTCATCCACAGTTTCTAGTTCTGCACATGAAATTACGTTGCCAAGTAATAGTAGTTCTCGGCTAAAGAAAGAAGTAACTATTGATTTGACATCTAATGGAAAAACTTCTGTTTGTCAGCTGTCTCAAGAAGACACGTCATATGCCACACACCTTGTTGAAGGGAAATCATCagtgaagaagaatttggtttTGAAACATGACGGTGTTATACTTCTTAGTGATGATGAATGTGACGATGTAAAAAAGCCTAGTTCAGATAGAGAAAAAGAGACTTGTGCTACTAAGCATCCAAAACATTTTGAGGGATTGATTGTTGCTGAtgagaaaatgaaaatgaactcTTGTGATTTAAGTAATGATCCAAAACTATCTACACCAGTAACTGATGCAGTTGTAAAGGTTGAAAAAGTGGACTGTTCATTACCTCATGGAAAAGGGAGCAATTTTTCATCTTGCTCTATCCAGGGGAAGGATGAACCCCAAGGAAATAGTGACCTAGTGAAATCTAGCCGACTGAATTTAGATATAGGTTCTTTGGGCCCAGAATGTGGGAGTATTTTGGCTCCTTCAAATATTTGTGAAAGTAAAGCTCATAACATCACAATTGTGAGGAATCATTCTCAGAACCCTTTGCCTACTAGCAGTGCAAAATCCGATGGTGTGACAAGCTCTGCAGAAATTGCAAGATCTTTCAACGGAAACGCATCATCCAGCCAAAACAATTTGGACAGACACTACCGTCAGAAAGGTCCTCGAATAGCGAAAGTAGTGCGAAGGATCAACTGTATGGTTGAGCCTCTGGAATATGGTGCTGTGCTCTCTGGAAAGTCCTGGTGTAACAGCCAGGCCATTTTTCCAAAGG GGTTTAGGAGCAGGGTTAAGTACATAAGTGTGTTAGATCCATCAAATATGTGTCATTACATCTCAGAAGTGCTTGATGCTGGGCGGGATGGACCTCTATTCATG GTTTCCTTGGAGAATTCTCCAAGTGAGATGTTCATCCATGGTTCAGTTGTCAGGTGTTGGGAATTGGTAAGAGATAGAGTCAATCAAGAGATCACTAGACAGCATAAAATGGGAAGATTGAACCTTCCTCCCATACAGCCTCCTGGGAGTCTTGATGGCTTTGAAATGTTTGGGTTTACTTCTCCAGCTATCGTGCAG GTGATAGAGGCAATGGATCGGAATCGAGTCTGTTCTGAGTATTGGGATTCTCGACCCTACTCACGGCCTCAAATACAGATTCCACAAGCTTGTAGATCCAAAGATGCTAGTGGAAGAATGCAAGAGCAAGGAAGTGATCAAGGAGTACCCCCTGGTAATCACCTCTTGCCTATTGGAATGGATACCATAGTTGAGGGACTTTTGAAGAAGGCTAACCTAGAAGAACTAAACTCACTGTATAAAATGCTAAACGATAATCAAAACACAGCTAGTATTGGCTTGATGACTCGACTGCTTAATGAAGAGATTAACAATCGTCCAAGATGA